Proteins from a genomic interval of Spea bombifrons isolate aSpeBom1 chromosome 4, aSpeBom1.2.pri, whole genome shotgun sequence:
- the CHKB gene encoding choline/ethanolamine kinase, producing MTTKEQQTASHQSSVPLSPGGRRLEATRQLHMRAYTLCREYLRGVWRDIEPDQMRVSVVSGGLSNLLYKCSLVDSVRTQSTEPRQVLLRLYGAILQGVDSLVQESVMFAILAERSLGPRLYGVFPQGRLEEYIPSRRLVTSELADPEVSSEIAQKMARFHGMEMPFNKMPVWLFSTMDKYMSEISTLSFTEDSLMEKFNQLKSLHLEEEMQSLRLLLESTASPVVFCHNDVQEGNILLLSSHSSPSERLMLIDFEYSSYNYRGFDIGNHFCEWVYNYHHNEWPFFKSQLDDYPTKEQQLPFLRSYLAEMFPELNEDERRAQEEAMVIEVNRFALASHFFWGLWSILQAKISTIQFGYLEYAMSRFEAYFQQKPLWS from the exons ATGACTACCAAAGAGCAGCAGACAGCGTCCCATCAGAGCTCGGTCCCCCTTTCCCCTGGAGGCCGACGCCTAGAGGCAACCCGCCAGCTGCATATGAGAGCGTACACTTTATGCAGAGAATACCTGAGGGGAGTATGGAGAGACATCGAACCAGACCAAATGAGAGTGTCTGTGGTCAG tGGTGGCCTGAGCAACCTTCTGTATAAGTGCAGTCTTGTAGACTCCGTGAGAACACAATCCACTGAGCCTCGGCAGGTTCTGCTACGGCTGTATGGAGCTATTCTGCAG GGTGTGGATTCTCTGGTACAGGAAAGTGTCATGTTTGCAATTCTTGCCGAGCGCTCCCTTGGACCACGATTATATGGTGTATTTCCGCAAGGACGGCTTGAAGAATATATCCCT AGTAGACGGTTGGTGACATCTGAGCTTGCTGACCCTGAAGTGTCCAGTGAGATTGCACAGAAAATGGCCAGATTCCATGGGATGGAGATGCCGTTCAACAAAATGCCGGTGTGGCTGTTCAGTACCATGGACAA GTATATGTCTGAGATTTCCACTCTTTCATTTACGGAAGATTCTCTGATGGAAAAATTTAACCAGCTAAAGAGTCTCCATTTAGAGGAAGAGATGCAAAGTCTGAG ATTGCTTTTGGAATCCACAGCATCTCCTGTTGTCTTCTGTCACAATGATGTTCAGGAGG gTAATATCCTGCTTCTTTCATCTCACAGTTCACCTTCAGAAAGACTCATGCTCATCGACTTTGAGTACAGCAGCTACAATTACAG AGGGTTTGATATCGGAAATCACTTCTGCGAATGGGTATATAATTATCATCACAATGAATGGCCTTTCTTTAAATCACAGCTGGATGACTATCCAACGAAAGAGCAACAG CTGCCTTTTTTACGTTCCTACCTGGCTGAGATGTTTCCTGAGCTCAATGAGGATGAACGTCGTGCTCAGGAAGAAGCAATGGTTATTGAGGTGAACAG gTTTGCTTTGGCCTCACACTTCTTCTGGGGTCTATGGTCCATTTTACAAGCAAAAATCTCCACTATTCAATTTGGGTATCTG GAATACGCTATGTCTCGGTTTGAAGCATATTTCCAACAGAAGCCTCTTTGGTCCTGA